The genomic region CTCTTCTTGAAGAATCTCTGACAGGTTTCAACGATAAAAACATCTACATTGCGCTGAGTAAGGCTTATCAGGATTCGGTCCCGAAGCTTCGGGAAAAGCCGAAGAGTGCCTGAAGACCGTGACGTACATGTTCCCGCAAGTTCTATCCCCGCATCTTCTGCTGGCACAACTGTATCACAGAGCCGGATTTGTATCCAAAGCCGTCAGCGAACTGCAATTTATCATCGAAGCAGAGCCGAAAATTATGTCCGAAGAGGTGATAACGGTTAAACAGGACGCTCAACGAATGTTATCCCGAAGCTTCGGGATTGCTCGATAATTTCAAGGTAATGATATACGAACCGCTTGTCAAATAATTGTTGCTTTTCGGATCGCAATTTTATACAATCAACATGTTTTTTAAATTGATTATTATATTAAAGAGTATAAAGTATGTTTCAATCTCATATCGGAGAAATGGCGGCGCTGATGACGGCGGTTTGCTGGTCGTTCACATCACTTTCGTTTGAAGCGGCAGGCAAAAGAGTCGGTTCCTTACCGGTCAATGTCATACGTCTGGTTCTTGGTTTCATCTTTTTGAGCGTTTTTACATTTTTCGTCCGGGGAATGATTCTGCCGTTCGACGCCTCGGCGCATGTCTGGATTTGGCTGTCGCTTTCGGGTCTCGTCGGATTTGTCATCGGCGATCTGTTTTTGTTTGAAGCGTTTGTAACTGCAGGGGCACGGATTTCCATGCTCATGATGTCGTTCGTCCCGCCGATAACCGCCTTGATCGGCTGGATAATGCTCGGTGAGACGTTAACGTGGTTCGAGATATTGGCAATGGCAATGACCGTTTGCGGTGTGGCGCTGGTCGTGCTGGAAAGAAACGCCGACAACCGTGTGACATTCTCGCGACCAATCAAGGGAATTTTGTACGCATTCGGCGGAGCCGTCGGTCAGGCGGTCGGATTGATCCTCAGTAAATACGGGATGGGCGATTATAATGCGTTTGCCGCGACGCAAATTCGCATCATTACCGGCATTGCCGGATTTTTACTGATATTTATTCTTTTTAAGCGGACGAAAACGCTGATTCCCGCCGTCCGAAACGCAACGGCGATGAAACTTACAGCGCTCGGCGCTTTCTTCGGGCCGTTTCTCGGCGTCTCGCTTTCGCTGTTTTCTGTTCAGCATACCCAAGCGGGAATTGCATCGACGATCATGGCTCTGCCGCCGATTCTCATCATTCCGCTTGCCATATTATTGTTCAGGGAAAAAGTCACCGAACGAGAATTCCTCGGTGCGCTGATCGCCGTCGTCGGGACGGCGTTGTTCTTCATTTGATCTTATTTATCGAAGAATCGTAAACCGCCGAACGGCTGATTCGCCGGCTGTCGAAATCTTGATCAGGTACATTCCGGTTGGCGCCGGTTTACCCGAATTCGTTCGACCGTTCCATTGGAAATCGTAGCCGTTTCGATTTGCGAGTTCGATGCGCGTCGAAAAGATTTCTTCGCCGAGAAGGTTGACGATGGAAATCTGCGTCGAAGTCACGTTTTTTCCGAAAATGATGGGGAAGATCGTGCCCGGATTCGCCGGATTTGGATAGTTCGGCAGAATGGCGAATTTTTCGGGTAGAACGGTCGTTTGTTCGATCGAACTGGGTCTGTCCAAAAAGGCGATGATTCTTGCCATGACGGAATCGCGCGCCGATTCGGGATAGATCGTCTCGAAGGGAAAAGCGAGATAAACCAATTTTCCTGAAGTTGCAGACGATCCGAAAACGCCTTCGTAACCGATTCCCGCGCAACCGTCTGTTTCATAAGTCGCTCCGTCGTAGTCTATTAGACGAACAGCAGAGCTAATCGGTTGAATTCCGTCCGGGTAGTTGACATCGTAAGTTCCGTGTGTACCGTCGTCAAAATTGAAATTGTCGATCCCATCGAAAATGCCGCCGCTTGCGGGAATTGTCGCATATTTGCCGACGTCGTCTTTAATGTACTTCGCTTTCATGTAATTGGCGTAGAAAGTCTTATCTTCTGTAGATGCGTAATTTCCGGCGAGGTCGTATCCGATCTCACTTCCGGAAATGAAAAGCGATCCGCCGCTTTCCAAATAATCACTGATTTTGGTTTGCTCCTGAGAAGTAAAGACGCTTGTTACGGTTCCCTCTTCGCCGAGAATCCAATCGACGATACGATAATCGGTCAACTGAATCCCGCCGGAGATAGCAGCCTCGTTTGAGGCAAAATCGAAAGTCCGCCCGTTCGCGAAAACGGATGAGCCGTGTTGCCGCACGAAGTCAAAAGTATTAACCGTGCCATCCGTGCGGTCGAAACCGTTGACGATCAGAATGCTTGATGATTCGCTCGACGGAATGGCGGCGCCGACTTCGGTGAACGAACTTTCACCACCGGAATTGACGGCTTTCACCTTGAAATAGGTGATTGGGTTGATTGAGTTGATTAGGTTGATTGTGGAAAAAATGAGAAGTGTATCGTTGGTGCGACTGGTCGTCAATGAATCGAAGGTGATGCCGTCTGTTGAGGAATAGATCACGAAATGGTCGGCGGACGGTTTTGCGGATCGACATGAATCCGGATCGACGAACTGCTATGATTTAAGACCATTAAGCCTGTCGGTTGAGACGGAGGGAGCGACCCGCCGAAAGCATCTGCCAATGCACCCCAAAGTTCGGGGCGCGTTCCGTCATGTCCCAGCGCCCACATACCGACACCTTGCAGGTTTTTCGCTTTGGCGAAATTGTACTTCAGCGCAATGCTTAAAGAATCATCGTACCAGCATTGACGCCAGAGTGTCGTGTAATATTTGTACCACGGCGTCTGTGAAGTTGCGTCCCAGAGGCGTCCGTAGGTTTGTGCGTTGACGACGGCAGTAGAAAAAACGACCGATTTGGCTTTGGTACTGTCAGTCTTCGAATATGCTTCGCCTGTCAGTGTTGCCCAATCCTGTCCGTAATATGGAATACCAAGAACGATTTTTGCGCCGTTGTTTCCGGTTTTAGTCAAGTAAGTATTGACGGTATTGGTGACATTGATCGAACCGCCGATGAGCGGCGAATTCGGTCTGGATTGCGTAGAACCCGACCAGTAATAATCGTAACCCATGATGAAAAGCGCGTCGCAGATATTTGCTAATGCGTTGTAATCCCACGCGCCGTTCCAATCGACAGCCGGAGTTGCCATTGAAATGTGAGCGTTTGGAATGTGAACGCGGAAGGAATCAGCCAATTCCTGCATAAAAGCAACCAGATTCGTCTTTTGCGTGGCGGGCATTGATTCAAAGTCGATATTCACGCCGTCGCCATTTCCATATTCAACTGCATCCAGGAGATTCATCACGCATTCGTGCCGGTATGTCGCATTTCCCAGTAATGTCGCCAGCGTGCCGGAATCGAAAACGTCGCGACGAGGACGACGCGAACGCCGTTGGTGTGGGCTTTATTGACAAGAGCGGAAACCGGCCAATCGTGCATGTTGGTGATGCCGCCGGTCGATGTGATTTCCGCGCTGAAATAGGCGACGGTCGTCAGCAGTTGATAATTCAGCGAACTGTAAGCGGAATATTGCCAGTAAGGAAGATAGCCGAAGACCTCATGCGTTGTGGTTTTAGCGATTCGCGGCTGTAAATCGGCAACTTCGGAAAGCGGGATGGATTCATCCGGCGCTGATTTGATATTCTGATGCAGTTCGGATTCAATCTGGTGAATGCCCGGATGTTCTCTCATCTGATCGATCGTCTGTGTGTTTCCGGCGGAAATGAATGACAAACCGAGGATAGCGGTGAAAAATAAGCGTTGATGAAATTTTATCATAAATAAAATCTGATTGTTACGAGTAAAAAAAGCATCCGATTTTATCACTTTTCTTTAAGTTGAACCAGAAAATTTTCGGAACTTTGTGGTAGAGTAAAACTTTTTTGAAAAACGGGAAGTCTAAGCGATTGATGAATGACGAACAACTCATACTGAAATTTTTGAATGGTGACGCGGGCGCGTTCAACACGCTCGTCTGGCGTTAGTCAGCGAATTATACAAAGAAGTCGAGCGAAATCGGCAATCTGATCTGAAATTGGTATCGACCGCCGTCGAGGGAGTGCATTATGAGGCGCAGAGAAGGCCAGAGATGAAAACAAAAAAAATATTGTTAATGTGGATGTAAAAAA from Candidatus Marinimicrobia bacterium CG08_land_8_20_14_0_20_45_22 harbors:
- a CDS encoding EamA family transporter: MFQSHIGEMAALMTAVCWSFTSLSFEAAGKRVGSLPVNVIRLVLGFIFLSVFTFFVRGMILPFDASAHVWIWLSLSGLVGFVIGDLFLFEAFVTAGARISMLMMSFVPPITALIGWIMLGETLTWFEILAMAMTVCGVALVVLERNADNRVTFSRPIKGILYAFGGAVGQAVGLILSKYGMGDYNAFAATQIRIITGIAGFLLIFILFKRTKTLIPAVRNATAMKLTALGAFFGPFLGVSLSLFSVQHTQAGIASTIMALPPILIIPLAILLFREKVTEREFLGALIAVVGTALFFI